A single window of Mangifera indica cultivar Alphonso chromosome 18, CATAS_Mindica_2.1, whole genome shotgun sequence DNA harbors:
- the LOC123202337 gene encoding tyrosine-protein phosphatase RLPH2-like isoform X2 encodes MSNSKPRTVCCIGDIHGYMTKLQNLWTNLETFIDPSDFNSALIIFLGDYCDRGPSTRQVIDFLLSLTTKYPSQKHVFLSGNHDLAFAGFVGVLPEPRNGADFKKGWKEYEQNEEREGWFKGERYERMHLQGRRWGGHTKDKFNSVKGTEYKGSIYSAAPTFESYGVPHGSADLVKAVPDDHKKFLANMVWAHEEDDVCVESENGIKQCKLIAVHAGLEKDKNVDEQLMFLKARDTGVSKVEALSGRKNVWDIPEELTEKPVIVVSGHHGKLHVEGLRLIIDEGGGYEHKPVAAIVLPSMKIVRDTDNLVK; translated from the exons atgtccaATTCAAAGCCAAGAACAGTATGTTGCATAGGCGATATTCATGGTTACATGACAAAGCTCCAAAATCTGTGGACAAATCTTGAAACCTTTATCGACCCATCAGACTTCAACTCTGCTCTCATCATTTTCTTGGGTGATTACTGTGACCGCGGACCAAGCACGCGACAAGTCATAGACTTCTTGCTTTCACTGACCACAAAGTACCCCAGCCAAAAACATGTCTTTCTGTCTGGAAACCATGACTTGGCGTTTGCAGGATTCGTCGGAGTGCTTCCGGAGCCGAGAAATGGGGCGGATTTTAAAAAGGGGTGGAAGGAATATGAACAAAATGAAGAGAGAGAAGGTTGGTTTAAGGGTGAGAGATATGAGAGAATGCATTTGCAAGGAAGGAGATGGGGTGGGCATACTAAGGATAAGTTTAATTCTGTTAAAGGGACTGAGTATAAGGGCTCTATTTATAGTGCTGCTCCAACTTTTGAGTCTTATGGGGTTCCTCATGGCTCTGCTG ATTTGGTTAAGGCGGTTCCTGATGACCACAAAAAATTTCTTGCCAATATGGTTTGGGCCCACGAAGAG GATGATGTCTGTGTAGAGTCTGAGAATGGAATTAAACAATGTAAATTAATTGCTGTCCATGCTGGTCTagagaaagataaaaatgttgATGAGCAATTGATGTTTTTGAAAGCCAGGGACACTGGAGTGTCCAAGGTAGAAGCTCTAAGCGGGAGGAAAAATGTGTGGGATATACCGGAG GAACTAACTGAGAAACCTGTCATTGTGGTAAGTGGTCACCATGGAAAACTTCACGTTGAGGGCCTTCGACTTATTATTGATGAAGGTGGTGGATATGAACATAAGCCAGTGGCTGCAATTGTGCTTCCGTCAATGAAGATTGTCCGTGATACTGATAATTTGGTGAAATAG
- the LOC123202337 gene encoding tyrosine-protein phosphatase RLPH2-like isoform X1, translating into MSNSKPRTVCCIGDIHGYMTKLQNLWTNLETFIDPSDFNSALIIFLGDYCDRGPSTRQVIDFLLSLTTKYPSQKHVFLSGNHDLAFAGFVGVLPEPRNGADFKKGWKEYEQNEEREGWFKGERYERMHLQGRRWGGHTKDKFNSVKGTEYKGSIYSAAPTFESYGVPHGSADLVKAVPDDHKKFLANMVWAHEEVTLVLSATFAVMTMISNDDVCVESENGIKQCKLIAVHAGLEKDKNVDEQLMFLKARDTGVSKVEALSGRKNVWDIPEELTEKPVIVVSGHHGKLHVEGLRLIIDEGGGYEHKPVAAIVLPSMKIVRDTDNLVK; encoded by the exons atgtccaATTCAAAGCCAAGAACAGTATGTTGCATAGGCGATATTCATGGTTACATGACAAAGCTCCAAAATCTGTGGACAAATCTTGAAACCTTTATCGACCCATCAGACTTCAACTCTGCTCTCATCATTTTCTTGGGTGATTACTGTGACCGCGGACCAAGCACGCGACAAGTCATAGACTTCTTGCTTTCACTGACCACAAAGTACCCCAGCCAAAAACATGTCTTTCTGTCTGGAAACCATGACTTGGCGTTTGCAGGATTCGTCGGAGTGCTTCCGGAGCCGAGAAATGGGGCGGATTTTAAAAAGGGGTGGAAGGAATATGAACAAAATGAAGAGAGAGAAGGTTGGTTTAAGGGTGAGAGATATGAGAGAATGCATTTGCAAGGAAGGAGATGGGGTGGGCATACTAAGGATAAGTTTAATTCTGTTAAAGGGACTGAGTATAAGGGCTCTATTTATAGTGCTGCTCCAACTTTTGAGTCTTATGGGGTTCCTCATGGCTCTGCTG ATTTGGTTAAGGCGGTTCCTGATGACCACAAAAAATTTCTTGCCAATATGGTTTGGGCCCACGAAGAGGTAACGCTTGTTCTATCTGCCACTTTTGCAGTCATGACTATGATAAGTAAT GATGATGTCTGTGTAGAGTCTGAGAATGGAATTAAACAATGTAAATTAATTGCTGTCCATGCTGGTCTagagaaagataaaaatgttgATGAGCAATTGATGTTTTTGAAAGCCAGGGACACTGGAGTGTCCAAGGTAGAAGCTCTAAGCGGGAGGAAAAATGTGTGGGATATACCGGAG GAACTAACTGAGAAACCTGTCATTGTGGTAAGTGGTCACCATGGAAAACTTCACGTTGAGGGCCTTCGACTTATTATTGATGAAGGTGGTGGATATGAACATAAGCCAGTGGCTGCAATTGTGCTTCCGTCAATGAAGATTGTCCGTGATACTGATAATTTGGTGAAATAG